A section of the Agrobacterium tumefaciens genome encodes:
- a CDS encoding ABC transporter substrate-binding protein: MKKRMMTWMATAVALTMTAGSAFADITIGVTIPTTGPGAALGIPLKQSIELWPSEIDGEKLKVILLDDAGDPSVATTNARRFANDDKVDVIVGSALTPAAIAVAGVANETEVPHFALSPIPPTAAKKWNFVMPQFSTVLVKSMFARMQKDGIKRVAFIGFADSYGQQWVDALKTTGKDYGLELVAEERYARADTSVSGQVLKSLAARPDAVFIGASGTGAALPQIGVRERGFKGKIYVVSGAVTFDFLRIAGKAVENTVFSSGPVMVAEDQPDSSPTKEQGLAYLKALEAKFGANARTQFGSHVWDVMVILKKAVPVALKKAKPGTPEFRVALRDAIETSGPYNATHGVYEFKADDHYGLDQRGVVLLTAKDGKFVLLPDDK, translated from the coding sequence ATGAAAAAGCGTATGATGACATGGATGGCAACGGCTGTTGCCCTGACGATGACGGCCGGCTCGGCTTTCGCCGATATCACCATTGGCGTGACCATTCCGACGACCGGCCCGGGCGCTGCACTCGGCATACCGCTCAAGCAATCGATCGAATTATGGCCGTCCGAGATCGACGGTGAAAAGCTGAAGGTCATCCTGCTTGACGATGCCGGTGACCCCTCGGTTGCCACCACCAACGCGCGCCGCTTCGCCAATGACGATAAGGTGGATGTGATCGTCGGTTCTGCCCTCACGCCGGCTGCGATTGCTGTCGCAGGTGTGGCGAACGAGACGGAAGTGCCGCATTTCGCGCTCTCGCCAATTCCGCCGACGGCCGCAAAGAAATGGAACTTCGTCATGCCGCAGTTCTCCACCGTCCTGGTGAAGAGCATGTTCGCCCGCATGCAGAAGGACGGTATCAAACGCGTCGCCTTTATCGGTTTTGCCGATTCCTACGGCCAGCAGTGGGTCGATGCGCTGAAGACCACGGGCAAGGATTATGGTCTCGAACTGGTTGCGGAGGAGCGTTATGCCCGCGCCGATACCTCTGTTTCCGGCCAGGTGCTGAAGTCGCTTGCCGCGCGTCCGGATGCCGTGTTCATCGGCGCATCCGGCACGGGTGCCGCCCTGCCCCAGATCGGCGTGCGCGAGCGTGGCTTCAAGGGCAAGATCTATGTCGTCTCGGGTGCGGTCACCTTCGATTTCCTGCGGATTGCCGGCAAGGCTGTTGAGAACACCGTGTTTTCCTCCGGCCCGGTCATGGTCGCGGAAGATCAACCGGACAGCTCTCCGACCAAGGAACAGGGCCTTGCCTATCTCAAGGCTCTCGAAGCCAAGTTCGGCGCGAACGCCCGAACCCAGTTCGGCTCGCATGTCTGGGATGTGATGGTGATCCTGAAGAAAGCCGTTCCGGTTGCGCTCAAAAAGGCAAAGCCCGGCACGCCCGAGTTCCGTGTCGCACTGCGCGATGCCATCGAGACAAGCGGGCCCTATAACGCCACGCACGGTGTCTATGAGTTCAAGGC
- a CDS encoding acyl-CoA dehydrogenase family protein — protein sequence MSFSRQATSTLELLKATPGWRRIQSVRGDCDDALAEAVLHEAARFAETVLAPLNTAADRQGCTVVDGRVLVPDGFGDAFSQHGADGWLAMDVPERFGGQGLPLSIQTACAPLFERACVALMMASGSTRAACHLIAEVADDAVAKEWVPRLARGEWAATICISEPDAGSDLARLRSRAVLRDGAWRITGSKFWISFGDHDMAGRIGHCLLARTGEEIGTRGLSLFLVPDEIDGHRNGVSLDRIEEKMGLHGSPTCALRFEAARGILLGEEGRGLAQLFAMIELMRLQTGCQGLGLASAAIDIAESYAQERLQGGDPAKPAIPIARHPDIRRQLEEARLRTETLRAATLELATVMDLARLEQNENLRADLRALSGWLLPLVKNFGADAGFTVANQAIQILGGAGYTREWPLEQYLRDARVMTIYEGTTGMQAIDLLTRRLWRDGGRGLEVFLERAREDLADCPTAKAGAAKATLEAFEAESRRMAALVDQPETGLWQANAYLNAAWDAFAAWMAVRVEALSALQHSTAGEAA from the coding sequence ATGAGTTTTTCAAGGCAGGCCACAAGCACATTAGAGCTTCTGAAAGCAACGCCGGGCTGGCGTCGTATCCAGTCGGTTCGCGGCGATTGTGACGATGCTCTCGCCGAGGCCGTTCTCCACGAAGCGGCACGTTTTGCCGAAACCGTTCTTGCGCCGCTGAACACAGCGGCCGATCGTCAGGGCTGCACTGTCGTCGATGGCCGCGTTCTTGTTCCCGACGGTTTCGGTGATGCTTTCAGCCAGCATGGGGCCGATGGCTGGCTCGCCATGGACGTGCCGGAACGCTTCGGTGGCCAAGGCCTGCCGCTATCGATCCAGACCGCTTGCGCACCGCTTTTCGAACGCGCCTGTGTCGCGTTGATGATGGCCTCCGGGTCTACCCGAGCGGCCTGCCATCTGATCGCCGAGGTGGCGGACGATGCCGTTGCGAAGGAATGGGTTCCGCGTCTTGCGCGCGGAGAATGGGCGGCGACCATCTGCATCTCGGAGCCGGATGCCGGTTCTGATCTTGCGCGGCTGCGCAGCCGCGCTGTCTTGAGAGACGGTGCGTGGCGCATCACCGGCTCGAAATTCTGGATATCTTTCGGCGATCACGACATGGCGGGCCGCATCGGCCACTGTCTGCTTGCCCGTACCGGTGAGGAGATCGGGACACGCGGCCTCAGCCTGTTTCTTGTGCCGGATGAAATCGACGGCCACCGCAATGGCGTCAGCTTGGACCGCATCGAGGAAAAGATGGGCCTGCACGGCTCGCCCACCTGCGCCCTGCGTTTTGAAGCTGCACGCGGCATCTTGCTCGGCGAAGAAGGACGCGGTCTTGCCCAGCTATTTGCCATGATCGAGTTGATGCGCCTGCAAACCGGCTGTCAGGGACTGGGGCTCGCCTCGGCCGCCATCGACATTGCGGAGAGCTATGCGCAGGAGCGTCTCCAGGGTGGCGATCCGGCAAAACCCGCCATCCCGATCGCGCGCCACCCTGATATACGCCGCCAGCTCGAAGAGGCGCGGCTGCGCACGGAAACGCTGCGGGCCGCAACACTCGAACTTGCCACCGTCATGGACCTTGCCCGGCTCGAGCAGAATGAGAATTTGCGGGCCGATTTGCGGGCGCTGTCGGGCTGGCTGTTGCCGCTCGTCAAGAATTTTGGTGCGGATGCCGGATTTACCGTCGCCAATCAGGCCATACAGATCTTGGGCGGGGCGGGTTACACGCGGGAATGGCCGCTGGAGCAATATCTGCGCGATGCGCGCGTGATGACCATTTACGAAGGCACCACTGGCATGCAGGCAATCGACCTTCTGACCCGCCGGCTTTGGCGCGATGGCGGAAGGGGCCTCGAGGTTTTTCTGGAACGCGCCCGCGAGGACCTCGCCGATTGTCCGACGGCAAAAGCAGGAGCGGCGAAGGCTACGCTTGAAGCTTTCGAGGCCGAGAGCCGGCGCATGGCCGCACTCGTAGATCAGCCTGAGACGGGCCTCTGGCAGGCCAACGCCTATCTAAATGCCGCCTGGGATGCTTTCGCCGCCTGGATGGCTGTTCGGGTCGAAGCCCTTTCAGCACTGCAACATTCGACGGCGGGGGAAGCTGCCTGA